From Skermanella sp. TT6, a single genomic window includes:
- a CDS encoding aromatic/alkene/methane monooxygenase hydroxylase/oxygenase subunit alpha, whose amino-acid sequence MPDGLTLNKIIAQKGISIGEAARRVADLGWTPSYVQEAMTFPTDYKISKAPKDPMKQVLRSYFPMQEEKDNRVYGALDAALRGDMFRNVEPRWVEWMKLFLAIIPFPEISAARSMAMVGRLAPGDDLRTGFTMQMVDEFRHSTIQMNLKKWYMENYIDPAGFDITEAAFGKCYATTIGRQFGEAFVTGDAITAANIYLTVVAETAFTNTLFVAMPSEAARNGDYALPTVFLSVQSDESRHIGNGHSLLMSILNNPDNHQLLERDLKYAFWQNHAIVDAAIGTIIEYGTTNRDKNKESYAELWHRWIFEDYYRTYMLPLEKYGIKIHHDDVHEAFDRIVKKNYVHKVAQFFSAGWWANFWRIEAMTERDFEWFEHKYPGWYDEFGAWWENYAKLSKPGNPPITFVDTGYVYPHRCWSNLVPCLIREDMVVDEVDGQIYTYGHEVDRWTHKVAFQGEYEGRPTPAMGRFSGHREWESMYHGWDLADAIKDMGFVRPDGKTLIAQPHLSFDEKDMWTLDHVRGYEIKSPLITLREMTPEQREKHVAEYKKGFKVHRI is encoded by the coding sequence ATGCCTGACGGTTTGACGCTCAACAAGATCATCGCTCAGAAGGGCATCAGCATCGGCGAGGCGGCGCGCCGGGTCGCGGACTTGGGCTGGACCCCGTCCTATGTCCAGGAAGCCATGACCTTCCCGACGGACTACAAGATCTCCAAGGCGCCCAAGGACCCCATGAAGCAGGTCCTGCGGTCGTACTTCCCCATGCAGGAAGAGAAGGACAACCGGGTCTACGGCGCGCTCGACGCGGCGTTGCGCGGCGACATGTTCCGCAACGTGGAGCCCCGCTGGGTCGAATGGATGAAGCTGTTCCTGGCGATCATCCCCTTCCCCGAGATCTCGGCCGCGCGCTCCATGGCGATGGTCGGCCGGCTGGCGCCGGGCGATGACCTGCGCACCGGGTTCACCATGCAGATGGTCGACGAGTTCAGGCACTCGACCATCCAGATGAACCTGAAGAAGTGGTACATGGAGAACTACATCGACCCGGCCGGGTTCGACATCACCGAGGCGGCGTTCGGCAAGTGCTACGCCACCACCATCGGCCGTCAGTTCGGCGAGGCATTCGTGACCGGCGACGCGATCACCGCCGCCAACATCTACCTGACCGTCGTCGCCGAGACGGCCTTCACCAACACCCTGTTCGTCGCGATGCCGTCCGAAGCGGCGCGGAACGGCGACTACGCCCTGCCGACCGTGTTCCTGTCGGTCCAGTCGGACGAGAGCCGGCACATCGGCAACGGCCACTCGCTGCTGATGTCGATCCTCAACAATCCCGACAACCACCAGCTCCTGGAGCGCGATCTCAAATACGCGTTCTGGCAGAACCACGCGATCGTGGACGCCGCCATCGGCACCATCATCGAGTACGGCACCACGAACCGCGACAAGAACAAGGAGAGCTACGCGGAGCTGTGGCACCGCTGGATCTTCGAGGACTACTACCGGACCTACATGCTGCCGCTGGAGAAGTACGGCATCAAGATCCACCATGACGACGTCCACGAGGCGTTCGACCGGATCGTCAAGAAGAACTACGTCCACAAGGTCGCCCAGTTCTTCTCCGCCGGCTGGTGGGCCAACTTCTGGCGCATCGAGGCCATGACCGAGCGCGACTTCGAGTGGTTCGAGCACAAGTATCCCGGCTGGTACGACGAGTTCGGCGCCTGGTGGGAGAACTACGCCAAGCTCAGCAAGCCCGGCAACCCGCCGATCACCTTCGTGGACACCGGCTACGTCTATCCGCACCGCTGCTGGTCCAACCTGGTGCCCTGCCTGATCCGCGAGGACATGGTGGTGGACGAGGTGGACGGCCAGATCTACACCTACGGCCACGAGGTGGACCGCTGGACCCACAAGGTCGCCTTCCAGGGCGAGTACGAAGGTCGGCCGACCCCCGCCATGGGCCGTTTCAGCGGCCATCGCGAGTGGGAGAGCATGTACCATGGCTGGGACCTGGCCGACGCGATCAAGGACATGGGCTTCGTCCGTCCCGACGGTAAGACCCTGATCGCCCAGCCCCACCTGTCGTTCGACGAGAAGGACATGTGGACCCTGGACCATGTGCGCGGCTACGAGATCAAGAGCCCCCTGATCACGCTCCGCGAGATGACTCCCGAACAGCGCGAGAAGCACGTCGCCGAGTACAAGAAGGGCTTCAAGGTCCATCGGATCTGA
- a CDS encoding CDGSH iron-sulfur domain-containing protein, with the protein MGFEPEVAQAGPYEWEVEEGDLVFWCRCGRSATQPICDGSHAGTGISPMGWRAPGTGTVFLCGCKRTANPPLCDGHHNDL; encoded by the coding sequence ATGGGTTTCGAACCCGAAGTCGCCCAGGCCGGCCCGTACGAGTGGGAGGTCGAGGAAGGCGATCTGGTCTTCTGGTGCCGGTGCGGACGCAGCGCCACCCAGCCGATCTGCGACGGCTCCCACGCCGGCACGGGGATCAGCCCGATGGGTTGGAGGGCGCCCGGCACCGGGACGGTCTTCCTGTGCGGCTGCAAGCGCACCGCCAACCCGCCGCTCTGCGACGGCCATCACAATGACCTCTGA
- a CDS encoding NAD(P)-dependent alcohol dehydrogenase, producing MKAAVLYEFDPSLTSPQFVRYEEVPDPKIEKTTDVIVRIGGAGVCRTDLHIVEGIWRSKVDVQLPYIMGHENAGWVEEVGKGVEGIKVGDPVICHPLVTSGHCLACRRGDDMHATDSKFPGINANGGYAEYLLTGVRSLIKLPSSLTPKDVAPYTDAGLTAYRAAKKASRHLLPGEYAVVIGVGGLGHIGVQVLAALCAAEIIAVDRSDMALNLAKECGAHHLVKSDGTEVEQILALTGGRGAEAVIDFVGEGDAVEKGLAMTRNAGFYYIVGYGGKVEIPTIEMITSEKTIVGNLVGTYPELVELMALADRGLVKLATREYRLEQANEALHDLHHGKVKGRAVLIP from the coding sequence ATGAAGGCGGCCGTGCTTTACGAATTCGACCCGTCGCTGACCAGCCCGCAATTCGTCCGGTACGAGGAGGTTCCCGATCCGAAGATCGAGAAGACCACCGACGTGATCGTGCGCATCGGCGGCGCGGGCGTCTGCCGGACCGACCTGCACATCGTCGAGGGGATCTGGCGCAGCAAGGTCGATGTCCAGCTTCCCTACATCATGGGCCACGAGAACGCCGGATGGGTCGAGGAGGTCGGCAAGGGCGTCGAGGGCATCAAGGTCGGCGACCCCGTCATCTGCCACCCCTTGGTGACCAGCGGCCACTGCCTCGCCTGCCGGCGCGGCGACGACATGCACGCGACCGACAGCAAGTTCCCCGGCATCAACGCCAACGGCGGCTACGCCGAGTACCTGCTGACCGGCGTCCGGTCCCTGATCAAGCTGCCGTCCAGCCTGACGCCGAAGGACGTCGCCCCCTATACCGACGCCGGCCTGACCGCCTACCGGGCCGCCAAGAAGGCGTCGCGCCACCTGCTGCCCGGCGAGTACGCCGTCGTGATCGGCGTCGGCGGCCTGGGCCATATCGGCGTCCAGGTGCTGGCGGCCCTGTGCGCCGCGGAAATCATCGCGGTGGACCGCTCGGACATGGCGCTGAACCTCGCGAAGGAATGCGGCGCGCATCATCTGGTGAAGTCCGACGGCACCGAGGTCGAGCAGATCCTGGCTCTGACCGGCGGACGCGGGGCCGAAGCGGTGATCGACTTCGTCGGGGAGGGCGACGCGGTCGAGAAGGGCCTCGCCATGACCCGCAACGCCGGCTTCTATTACATCGTCGGCTACGGCGGGAAAGTGGAGATCCCGACGATCGAGATGATCACGTCGGAGAAGACCATCGTCGGCAACCTGGTCGGCACTTATCCCGAACTGGTGGAGCTGATGGCGCTGGCCGACCGCGGCCTGGTCAAGCTGGCGACCCGCGAATACCGGCTGGAGCAGGCCAACGAGGCGCTGCACGACCTGCACCATGGCAAGGTCAAGGGCCGCGCCGTCCTGATACCCTGA
- a CDS encoding sigma-54-dependent Fis family transcriptional regulator: MGSLSPAERLRQARIVLQDRGIASPDLLAPEIRQSWDRCLEAGLEPHRSPELLYAAGSVLDEARERHELTRRLALAEMHNLYHQISGSNFMIALGDPAGMVLDTITDDTFRTTADAKNIRAGGLWGELHQGTNALGLAAAMRAPVTVHGPEHFFTTYGGLTCNAAPIFGPNGEIAAVLDASSDCRSRQRHTMALVKMSVRQIENGLFREAYRDQLVLIFHTRAEYLRTLSAGLLAVDGEGRVLAANRQAQFFLQGLPARPGHHFAELFRTGFHRFLDEGHRRDRVRLEDHEGSSYVVAIDNLRHACPIHARKDRTTPGAQAGFIAEDPAVRAAMRQVSGAAARGVPILIRGATGTGKELMARHAHAASGRSGAFVPVNCAALPESLVEAELFGHAEGAFTGARRGGARGLVVEADGGTLFLDEIGDMPLPVQGSLLRLLDDWTVRPVGGGTRRKVDLQLVAATNVDLAEAVGAGRFRADLFYRLDMMEVELPPLAGRSDFAAIARHLLRTIDPGCAITDEALEALAGRPWPGNIRELRGALTRLAIAVGERGLIDADHVGAARTAPAPSPSTLERAVIDRVVATWEQTGGNVAETARRLGVTRNTVYKKLRNR, translated from the coding sequence ATGGGATCGCTCTCGCCCGCGGAGCGCCTGAGGCAGGCGCGCATCGTGCTCCAGGACCGGGGGATCGCCTCGCCGGACCTGCTCGCCCCGGAGATCCGGCAATCCTGGGACCGCTGCCTTGAGGCCGGGCTCGAGCCGCACCGCTCGCCGGAGCTTCTCTACGCCGCCGGCAGCGTGCTGGACGAGGCGCGGGAGCGGCACGAGCTGACCCGACGGCTGGCGCTGGCCGAGATGCACAACCTCTATCACCAGATCTCCGGCTCGAATTTCATGATCGCGTTGGGCGACCCCGCGGGCATGGTGCTGGACACCATCACGGACGATACCTTCCGCACCACGGCCGACGCCAAGAATATCCGGGCCGGCGGGCTGTGGGGCGAGCTTCACCAGGGCACCAACGCCCTGGGGCTGGCGGCGGCCATGCGGGCGCCGGTGACGGTCCACGGCCCGGAGCATTTCTTCACCACCTATGGCGGATTGACCTGCAACGCGGCGCCGATCTTCGGCCCGAATGGCGAGATCGCCGCCGTGCTGGACGCGTCGAGCGACTGCCGGTCGCGCCAGCGGCACACCATGGCGCTGGTGAAGATGTCGGTCCGCCAGATCGAGAACGGGCTGTTCCGCGAGGCGTACCGGGACCAACTCGTCCTGATCTTCCACACCAGGGCCGAGTATCTGCGTACCCTGAGCGCCGGCCTGCTGGCGGTGGACGGGGAGGGCAGGGTCCTGGCGGCCAACCGGCAGGCGCAGTTCTTCCTCCAGGGGCTGCCGGCCCGACCCGGGCACCATTTCGCGGAACTGTTCCGGACCGGCTTCCACCGGTTCCTGGACGAGGGGCATCGCCGGGACCGTGTGCGGCTGGAGGACCACGAGGGCAGCAGCTACGTCGTGGCGATCGACAACCTGCGCCATGCCTGCCCGATCCATGCGCGCAAGGACCGGACGACGCCCGGCGCCCAGGCCGGCTTCATCGCCGAGGACCCTGCGGTCAGGGCGGCGATGCGGCAGGTGTCCGGTGCCGCGGCGCGGGGGGTGCCGATCCTGATCCGGGGGGCCACGGGGACTGGCAAGGAACTGATGGCCCGCCACGCCCATGCCGCCAGCGGCCGTTCCGGCGCCTTCGTGCCGGTGAACTGCGCGGCGCTGCCGGAGAGCCTGGTGGAGGCCGAACTGTTCGGCCATGCGGAGGGCGCCTTCACGGGGGCCCGCCGGGGCGGCGCCCGGGGGCTGGTCGTCGAGGCGGACGGGGGCACCCTGTTCCTGGACGAGATCGGCGACATGCCGCTGCCGGTGCAGGGAAGCCTGCTGCGGCTGCTCGATGACTGGACGGTCCGTCCGGTCGGCGGCGGGACCCGCAGGAAGGTGGATCTCCAACTCGTCGCCGCGACCAACGTGGATCTGGCGGAGGCCGTGGGCGCAGGGCGCTTCCGGGCCGACCTGTTCTACCGGCTCGACATGATGGAGGTGGAACTGCCGCCGCTGGCCGGGCGATCCGATTTCGCCGCCATCGCCCGCCACCTGCTGCGGACGATCGATCCCGGCTGCGCCATCACGGACGAGGCGTTGGAAGCGCTGGCCGGGCGACCCTGGCCCGGCAACATCCGCGAACTGCGCGGGGCGCTGACCCGGCTCGCCATCGCGGTCGGGGAGCGGGGCCTGATCGATGCCGACCATGTCGGCGCTGCCCGGACCGCTCCCGCGCCGTCACCCTCGACGCTGGAGCGGGCGGTGATCGACCGCGTCGTGGCGACCTGGGAGCAGACCGGCGGCAACGTCGCCGAAACCGCCCGCCGCCTGGGCGTCACCCGGAACACCGTCTACAAGAAGCTCCGGAATCGCTGA